One Campylobacter concisus DNA segment encodes these proteins:
- a CDS encoding polysaccharide deacetylase family protein yields MNHPVCVLTMHHCNNNENDFAIKPELFKKAILMALDEGYKFINYAQFKDIVAGRAKAHKKSILLTFDDGYFDNYKFAFPILKELNIPAVCFLITDKIKDFKRQDYDFSFKKHKEIDYDKDAEYFLNLDEIRQMQESGLFEFDSHTASHFSCRSDDEAKLREEFSSSLAKIKELFPEKKEFGFCFPKGHFNELSQRIVREYYGFAFSVIDGGFCVRDDKFKIRRIDISNNAKSESDYIFRIKKKLFIYSTPFIGKIYSDFRNRSFK; encoded by the coding sequence ATGAACCACCCAGTTTGCGTGCTAACGATGCACCACTGCAATAACAATGAAAACGACTTTGCCATTAAGCCAGAGCTATTTAAAAAAGCGATTCTCATGGCACTTGACGAGGGCTATAAATTTATAAATTATGCCCAATTTAAAGATATCGTGGCTGGCAGAGCAAAGGCTCATAAAAAGAGCATTTTGCTAACTTTTGATGATGGATATTTTGATAATTACAAATTTGCTTTTCCTATCTTAAAAGAGCTAAACATCCCAGCCGTTTGCTTTTTGATAACAGATAAGATCAAGGATTTTAAAAGGCAGGATTACGATTTTTCATTTAAAAAACACAAAGAGATCGACTACGACAAAGACGCAGAGTATTTTTTAAATTTAGATGAGATCAGGCAGATGCAAGAGAGTGGGCTTTTTGAATTTGATAGCCACACAGCGAGCCACTTTTCTTGCAGAAGTGACGATGAGGCAAAGCTAAGAGAGGAGTTTTCTAGCTCGCTTGCCAAGATAAAAGAGCTATTTCCAGAAAAAAAAGAATTTGGCTTTTGCTTTCCAAAAGGGCATTTTAACGAACTTTCGCAAAGGATAGTTAGAGAGTATTATGGCTTTGCTTTTAGCGTGATAGATGGCGGATTTTGCGTGAGAGATGATAAATTTAAGATAAGGCGTATCGATATCTCAAACAACGCAAAGAGTGAGAGCGACTACATTTTTAGGATCAAAAAGAAGCTTTTTATCTATTCAACGCCATTTATAGGCAAAATTTACTCAGACTTTAGAAATAGAAGCTTTAAATAG
- a CDS encoding glycosyltransferase family 4 protein, whose product MKKIVFLRTNPNAVGGAERYLRRLVKALNELGIQTEIRSYLGDTSVSSWKKALNFNRQVKRQKREDEFYFSLERVSCADIYRAGDGVHKVYRATKSFWWLNPLNFVYPYLEKKCFKNSQKIITNSNFIKEQIIATYGIEPEKITTIYNGVNLPQRVQKAEAKLTLCEEFGLKFELATLLFVGNGFKRKGLKEFLLLASKLKTPVNTLIVGKDKNISSYKRLAKKLGLNAYFVGEQKSTAKFYEASDIFIFPTHYEPFSNVVLEALSFKNVVFTTAQNGASEILEDKFVLQNPNDESALEFIDEILTNHELLASLQEKAYQLSLNFSIEKNAELTLKVIQSLLK is encoded by the coding sequence ATGAAAAAAATAGTATTTTTAAGAACTAATCCAAACGCAGTTGGAGGTGCTGAAAGATACTTAAGAAGGCTTGTTAAAGCCCTAAATGAGCTTGGTATCCAAACTGAGATTCGCTCGTATCTTGGAGACACCAGCGTCTCTTCTTGGAAAAAAGCTCTAAATTTTAACCGCCAAGTAAAACGCCAAAAAAGAGAGGACGAGTTTTATTTTAGCCTAGAGCGAGTAAGCTGTGCTGACATCTACAGGGCTGGAGACGGCGTGCATAAGGTTTATAGGGCGACAAAAAGCTTTTGGTGGCTAAACCCCCTAAATTTCGTCTATCCATACTTAGAGAAAAAGTGCTTTAAAAACTCCCAAAAGATCATCACAAACTCAAATTTCATCAAAGAGCAGATCATCGCGACTTACGGCATAGAGCCTGAAAAGATCACGACCATTTATAACGGCGTAAATTTACCCCAAAGGGTGCAAAAAGCCGAGGCAAAGCTCACACTTTGTGAGGAATTTGGACTTAAATTTGAGCTTGCGACCCTGCTTTTTGTGGGAAATGGCTTTAAAAGAAAGGGGCTAAAAGAGTTTTTACTCCTTGCCTCAAAGCTAAAAACGCCCGTAAATACGCTCATTGTCGGCAAAGACAAAAACATCTCAAGCTACAAACGCCTAGCTAAAAAACTTGGGCTAAACGCCTATTTTGTCGGCGAGCAAAAGAGCACGGCGAAATTTTATGAAGCGAGCGATATTTTCATCTTTCCAACGCACTATGAACCATTTTCAAATGTCGTGCTAGAGGCACTTAGCTTTAAAAACGTGGTCTTTACGACGGCTCAAAATGGAGCTAGCGAGATACTTGAAGATAAATTTGTGCTTCAAAATCCAAACGACGAGAGCGCGCTGGAGTTTATAGATGAAATTCTCACAAACCACGAGCTTTTGGCGAGCCTGCAAGAGAAGGCCTACCAGCTTTCTTTAAATTTTAGTATCGAGAAAAACGCCGAGCTCACTCTTAAAGTAATACAAAGTCTTTTAAAATGA
- a CDS encoding DUF6882 domain-containing protein, with translation MFDIFRKKSHFLDELGIDKSNWSELFSACLGRAKLLQKRLFKQVVEASKWQADFESGKICFDKQEFYMQFIGSESFSSNTWLWGYENINGFDERLLSLANRARKFGEKFGLEAFSTAQFELDEEINGHTISLVACVALGEELSYYKIDYDGGAAYVAFRAEAIFKEPVLANEVISVVNECISAYELDHKLFIKGLLLGCEIKFSENKDEIVAKLKDEFSFKFDDLNRLTDISAKL, from the coding sequence ATGTTTGATATTTTTAGAAAAAAGAGCCATTTTTTAGATGAGCTTGGCATAGATAAAAGTAACTGGAGCGAGCTTTTTAGCGCTTGCCTTGGCAGAGCGAAGCTGCTTCAAAAACGGCTTTTTAAGCAAGTGGTTGAGGCTAGCAAGTGGCAGGCTGACTTTGAAAGTGGCAAAATTTGCTTTGACAAGCAGGAGTTTTATATGCAGTTTATCGGCTCTGAGAGCTTTTCGTCAAACACTTGGCTTTGGGGATATGAAAATATAAATGGCTTTGATGAGCGCTTGCTTAGCCTTGCAAACAGGGCGCGCAAGTTTGGCGAGAAATTTGGACTTGAAGCGTTTAGCACGGCGCAGTTTGAGCTAGATGAAGAGATAAATGGTCACACGATTAGCTTGGTTGCTTGCGTGGCGCTTGGCGAGGAGCTAAGCTACTATAAGATCGATTACGACGGAGGCGCGGCATACGTTGCATTTAGGGCTGAGGCTATCTTTAAAGAGCCAGTTTTAGCAAATGAAGTAATAAGCGTAGTAAATGAGTGTATAAGTGCCTATGAGCTTGATCACAAGCTTTTTATAAAAGGGCTTTTGCTGGGTTGTGAGATAAAATTTAGTGAAAACAAGGATGAGATAGTAGCTAAGCTTAAAGATGAATTTAGCTTTAAATTTGATGATCTTAATAGGCTAACAGATATCTCCGCGAAGTTGTAA
- a CDS encoding glycosyltransferase family 4 protein: MNILHTQTLFNWGGEQNKTLNEMRFMREMGHEVMLFCNPNSQIESIAKEDGFKVITQEMNKKNFHKSVPALCEAINSNKIDVVITHGSTDSWVGAIAGLKYRKRGVKFYKERHNLFPIKGFLSKFMHKKLFDKILYISGSVKEYLLSIGVSEDRLFFMPSTVDVEKIGSTKSTFRDEFNIAKDELVIGTFTSLYRKKGVFDFASAAKEILKTKDATIVFSGNISDGTKEQIASMFDEKDKIIFTGFRNDAANVIKSFDIYVFASHSEGLGTVLLEAMSSKVPVVVYDNAPMNVLVKDKERGLCARNLDEASLKECILELINEPEKAKIYSQNAFKFVDENFSHKALKEAIRNLLEQK, from the coding sequence ATGAATATCCTCCACACGCAGACGCTTTTTAACTGGGGTGGCGAGCAAAACAAGACGCTAAATGAGATGCGTTTCATGCGTGAAATGGGTCATGAAGTGATGCTCTTTTGCAACCCAAATTCGCAGATCGAAAGCATCGCAAAAGAAGATGGATTTAAGGTCATCACACAAGAGATGAATAAGAAAAATTTTCACAAAAGCGTACCAGCACTTTGTGAGGCGATAAACTCAAACAAGATAGATGTCGTGATCACGCATGGCTCGACTGATAGCTGGGTTGGTGCCATAGCTGGGCTAAAGTACCGCAAAAGAGGTGTTAAATTTTATAAAGAAAGACATAATCTTTTCCCTATAAAGGGGTTTCTTTCTAAATTTATGCATAAAAAGCTTTTTGATAAAATTTTATATATCTCAGGTAGCGTCAAAGAGTATCTTCTAAGCATCGGCGTTAGCGAAGATAGGCTCTTTTTTATGCCAAGCACGGTTGATGTTGAAAAGATTGGTAGCACAAAAAGCACTTTTAGAGATGAGTTTAATATCGCCAAAGATGAGCTAGTCATCGGCACTTTTACCTCACTTTACCGCAAGAAAGGCGTCTTTGACTTTGCAAGTGCTGCAAAAGAAATTTTAAAGACAAAGGATGCGACTATTGTATTTTCTGGCAACATTAGTGACGGCACAAAAGAGCAGATCGCCTCTATGTTTGACGAAAAAGATAAGATCATCTTCACTGGTTTTAGAAATGACGCGGCAAATGTTATAAAAAGCTTTGATATCTACGTATTTGCCTCGCACTCTGAGGGGCTTGGCACAGTACTACTTGAGGCGATGAGCTCAAAGGTGCCAGTAGTAGTCTATGATAATGCCCCGATGAATGTGCTAGTTAAAGATAAAGAGCGTGGGCTTTGTGCTAGAAATTTAGATGAAGCTTCACTAAAAGAGTGCATTTTAGAACTGATAAATGAGCCTGAAAAAGCCAAAATTTACTCTCAAAACGCCTTTAAATTTGTGGATGAAAACTTTAGCCACAAGGCACTAAAAGAGGCTATAAGAAATTTACTGGAGCAAAAATGA
- the waaF gene encoding lipopolysaccharide heptosyltransferase II, with translation MRVFIELPTWLGDSVMASAAIENLVQNEKNLQIVFFGSFVACELYKNHPNCEKVVVDESKKAKFRFLSLAKSAKSLGKFDLALSFRSSFASKFMLFFINARQKAIFKKSKTVLHQVLKYANFVKNALGLGEIYTDLKLYFTPKISAKKTLALNPGASYGSAKRWYPEYFAQVALNYKDEFEIVIFGGKGEQEICEKIEQILKENGIACQNLAGKTSVKELCERIAGLSKNGIFITNDSGPMHVAAAFHVPTIALFGPTKFSETSPWGNEFAKIVHLNLECMPCMKRVCPLKTHACMKELKPQMVIDEINLLRKELGY, from the coding sequence ATGAGAGTTTTTATCGAGCTTCCAACCTGGCTTGGCGATAGCGTGATGGCAAGCGCTGCGATAGAAAATTTGGTGCAAAATGAGAAAAATTTACAAATCGTTTTTTTTGGCTCATTTGTAGCCTGCGAGCTTTACAAAAACCATCCAAACTGCGAAAAAGTGGTCGTTGATGAGAGCAAAAAGGCAAAATTTAGATTTTTATCACTTGCAAAAAGTGCTAAAAGTCTTGGCAAATTTGATCTAGCGCTTAGCTTTAGAAGCTCATTTGCTAGCAAATTTATGCTATTTTTTATAAACGCTAGACAAAAAGCCATCTTTAAAAAGAGCAAAACCGTCCTTCACCAGGTGCTAAAATATGCAAATTTTGTAAAAAACGCCCTTGGCTTGGGCGAAATTTATACCGATTTAAAGCTATATTTTACCCCTAAAATTTCAGCTAAAAAAACACTAGCACTAAATCCAGGTGCGAGCTACGGAAGTGCGAAAAGATGGTATCCAGAGTATTTTGCGCAGGTGGCGCTAAATTACAAAGATGAGTTTGAGATCGTAATCTTTGGTGGCAAAGGCGAGCAAGAAATTTGCGAGAAAATTGAGCAAATTTTAAAAGAAAACGGCATTGCTTGCCAAAATTTAGCTGGCAAAACAAGCGTCAAAGAGCTTTGTGAACGCATAGCTGGGCTTAGTAAAAATGGCATTTTCATCACAAACGATAGCGGCCCTATGCACGTAGCTGCCGCCTTTCATGTGCCAACTATCGCTCTTTTTGGACCGACAAAATTTAGCGAAACCTCGCCTTGGGGAAATGAATTTGCAAAAATAGTACATCTAAACTTAGAGTGCATGCCCTGTATGAAGCGAGTTTGCCCACTAAAAACGCATGCTTGCATGAAAGAGCTAAAGCCACAAATGGTGATAGATGAGATAAATTTACTAAGAAAAGAGCTGGGCTACTAA
- a CDS encoding glycosyltransferase family 4 protein, whose product MINILELESSLGFGGQEHRTQRVINGLDKSKFKVFYGLNPGSKSLEKQIECEFVEFNLKRSFNIFEILKICKFVKQNNIKIISTHSGKDGTIGALVGKICGVSVVRTRHLQLPISSPIPYNLSTKVVGVCNSVCTDLIKRGVKKEKVLKIYTGIDTQKYTPEFKINMKKEFGLSDDVAGVCIVAVLRAAKNHKLLIDAFSELNLEKSALFIVGDGPQNKNLHEYIKDKKNIFMLGNRTDVSDFLGSLDICVLPSDMEAIGGALLEASSCKLATIGSNVGGLGEAVSNGKSGFLFENGNKEELKKVLERLILDENLRKQMGEFGREYVKETFSIEKMIENTQNLYMELVK is encoded by the coding sequence ATGATAAATATACTTGAGCTTGAAAGCTCTCTTGGATTTGGCGGGCAGGAGCACCGCACACAGCGTGTGATAAACGGACTAGATAAGAGCAAATTTAAGGTTTTTTATGGGCTAAACCCTGGCTCAAAAAGCCTTGAAAAGCAAATAGAGTGCGAATTTGTCGAGTTTAACCTTAAAAGGTCATTTAATATCTTTGAAATTTTAAAAATTTGCAAATTTGTAAAACAAAATAATATAAAAATCATCTCAACTCACTCAGGCAAAGACGGCACAATAGGCGCACTTGTGGGCAAAATTTGTGGAGTTAGCGTGGTTCGCACTAGGCATTTGCAGCTACCTATAAGCTCTCCCATACCTTACAACCTAAGCACCAAAGTGGTTGGCGTTTGCAACTCAGTTTGCACTGATCTTATCAAAAGAGGTGTGAAAAAAGAGAAGGTGCTAAAAATCTACACAGGCATCGACACGCAAAAATACACGCCAGAATTTAAGATAAATATGAAAAAAGAATTTGGCCTAAGTGATGATGTAGCGGGCGTTTGCATCGTTGCAGTGCTAAGAGCTGCTAAAAATCATAAGCTCTTAATCGATGCATTTAGCGAATTAAATTTAGAAAAATCAGCCCTTTTTATCGTGGGAGACGGTCCTCAAAATAAAAATTTACACGAGTATATAAAAGATAAGAAAAATATCTTCATGCTTGGCAACAGAACCGACGTGAGCGACTTTTTAGGCTCGCTTGATATCTGCGTGCTCCCATCAGACATGGAGGCTATCGGCGGAGCGTTACTTGAGGCATCTTCGTGCAAGCTAGCTACCATTGGGAGCAATGTGGGCGGTCTTGGTGAGGCAGTGAGTAATGGCAAAAGCGGATTTTTATTTGAAAATGGCAACAAAGAGGAGCTAAAAAAGGTGCTTGAAAGGCTCATTTTGGATGAAAATTTAAGAAAGCAGATGGGTGAATTTGGCAGAGAGTACGTCAAAGAGACATTTAGTATCGAAAAAATGATAGAAAACACACAAAATTTATATATGGAGCTTGTAAAATGA
- a CDS encoding polysaccharide deacetylase family protein has protein sequence MSVPVLMYHHVLEKSGFIASSVDEFRSHMKFLAENSYKTLSINEFIAYKKGELEVPKKSVCITFDDGWMDNYIYAYPIVKEFGLKANIFIITGWIEAAQKAHELRPASFLNVDHNECKRLAPSRPQDVILNLEQIEKMSDCFSFHSHTHGHFDGYFGQLSLDEEFGLCREFMKKNFGFEDDTLCWPRGKYNDEYLNAAKKHGYKAFFTTKRGINKADGNLEEIKRIVTKRDEKWLKKTMFIYQNDFLGSIYAFLRS, from the coding sequence ATGAGCGTACCAGTTTTGATGTATCATCACGTGCTTGAAAAGAGCGGATTTATCGCTAGTAGCGTTGATGAGTTTAGATCGCACATGAAATTTCTAGCCGAAAATAGCTATAAAACGCTAAGTATAAATGAATTTATCGCATACAAAAAGGGTGAGCTTGAGGTGCCTAAAAAGAGTGTTTGCATAACATTTGACGATGGCTGGATGGATAACTACATCTATGCCTATCCTATCGTGAAAGAATTTGGACTAAAAGCAAATATATTTATAATAACTGGCTGGATAGAGGCAGCGCAAAAGGCCCATGAGTTGAGGCCTGCTAGCTTTTTAAACGTTGATCACAACGAGTGTAAGAGGCTTGCTCCAAGTAGGCCGCAAGATGTGATCTTAAATTTAGAGCAGATCGAGAAGATGAGTGATTGTTTTAGCTTTCATTCGCATACGCACGGGCATTTTGATGGATATTTTGGGCAGCTTAGCTTGGATGAGGAATTTGGTCTTTGCCGTGAGTTTATGAAGAAAAATTTTGGCTTTGAAGATGACACACTTTGCTGGCCAAGAGGCAAATATAATGACGAGTATCTAAATGCTGCTAAAAAGCATGGCTACAAGGCATTTTTCACGACAAAGCGCGGCATAAATAAGGCCGATGGCAACCTTGAGGAGATAAAACGCATAGTGACAAAGCGCGATGAAAAATGGCTTAAAAAGACTATGTTTATCTATCAAAATGACTTTTTGGGATCTATTTATGCTTTTCTAAGGAGTTAG
- the rfaQ gene encoding putative lipopolysaccharide heptosyltransferase III — protein sequence MKILVIKFRNIGDVLLTTPLIENLHHYYPDATIDFALNKGTEAMIEGNPYINKIHIYDRQSANSGFFKKLITELKFIRAIKKEKYDMAVQTTTGDRGVIISKYAKIKKIVGFLGKHNAINKLLSVKAKYYENFSHTVDLNLNALRALGFEPVSKKVSVFSDESMEHLNLPKRFVHVHLTSRWMFKCANDESMAELIDYCENELNVKVVLTSDNKENELNKLANVLKICKSEPINLGGKLSLKQTIALSKRSSLFIGVDTAIMHIAAANDVPVIAFFGPSNAFEWGPWDNGLMQNGYTAQNGIQSMGKHIVYQKDWDFVPCDKEGIKEHGIEKTLMDFSDEMGHIKAKIRSNLELAQ from the coding sequence ATGAAAATACTTGTGATTAAATTTAGAAACATCGGCGACGTACTTTTGACAACGCCACTCATTGAAAATTTGCACCACTACTACCCAGATGCGACCATCGACTTCGCCCTAAATAAAGGCACAGAAGCGATGATAGAAGGCAATCCTTATATAAATAAAATCCACATTTACGATAGGCAAAGTGCAAATTCTGGCTTTTTTAAAAAGCTAATTACCGAGCTAAAATTTATAAGAGCGATCAAAAAAGAGAAGTACGATATGGCGGTGCAAACGACCACTGGAGACCGCGGAGTCATCATCTCAAAATACGCCAAGATCAAAAAGATAGTTGGCTTTTTAGGCAAGCACAATGCGATAAACAAGCTTTTAAGCGTAAAGGCAAAATACTACGAAAATTTCTCTCATACGGTTGATCTAAATTTAAACGCGCTAAGGGCTTTGGGCTTTGAGCCAGTGAGTAAAAAAGTGAGCGTTTTTTCAGACGAGAGCATGGAGCATCTAAATTTACCAAAACGCTTTGTACACGTGCATCTAACAAGCCGCTGGATGTTTAAATGCGCAAACGACGAGAGTATGGCAGAGCTCATCGACTACTGCGAAAACGAGCTAAATGTAAAGGTCGTGCTAACAAGCGACAACAAAGAAAATGAGCTAAATAAGCTTGCAAATGTGCTAAAAATTTGCAAAAGCGAGCCTATAAATTTAGGTGGCAAGCTAAGCCTAAAACAAACGATCGCCCTCTCAAAGCGCTCAAGTCTCTTTATCGGCGTCGATACTGCGATCATGCATATAGCCGCTGCAAATGACGTGCCAGTGATCGCCTTTTTTGGCCCAAGTAACGCTTTTGAATGGGGACCTTGGGACAATGGCTTGATGCAAAATGGCTACACAGCGCAAAATGGCATCCAAAGCATGGGCAAGCATATCGTATATCAAAAAGATTGGGACTTTGTGCCTTGCGACAAAGAGGGCATAAAAGAGCACGGCATCGAGAAGACTTTAATGGACTTTAGCGATGAAATGGGACATATAAAGGCGAAAATAAGATCAAATTTGGAGCTAGCGCAATGA